In Populus alba chromosome 4, ASM523922v2, whole genome shotgun sequence, the genomic window AGCAAACACGCTCTCTTTTTCTTAgctattatatttgataattttgcgCAGGAGAGTCAAGCTTCATCAGAAAATAGATATTAGAACAATATTAGGCACCATGCAGGAAAAACAAGACTATGCCAGCCAGATTACGACAGATGAGTTTTGTTCTTCCTATATGCTCCTATTCCTGGTCAGAATATGAAAAACCTTAAGGAAATTTACATAATCTGTTGAGGGAAACATCACTGCAAACCCCAGTTAACAATatatcttctttaaaaaaaaaaaaaacacttataagGGTGAATTCCTTACATTAAATTCAATAGAATTTTATAGATAAAGGAGCAAATTACCTTAGAATCTGACCCATCTTCTGCATTAGGTCCTGGGCCGGATAAAACAGGAACTCAATTTGAATTATGCTGGTCAAAATCATGGTTCTGAGACTGATAGGAAGCAATAGAAATTGGGAAGGGAGAGAGATTAACACTTGCCTGTAACCATTCAAGagtcaaaagaaaataggtAAGCCTAAAGCCAAGCCAGAACCCATAACAATGTGTCTCAAGACACTCAAACACACCATGCAAAAGGCATTGCTACTTGTTATTGGCAAATGTGATTGCCACGTCCAAAATATGGCTCCATGTCTATGGATTGTAACTCAAGCATGGTATATATAATTCCTATCTCACTGCAATGAAAGCCTACCTTCGTCTTTTAGTTAAAGTTTATACTTTTGACTGCTCTAAAATGGAAGGAGTTAGGCAAGCCAAGGTGCTGCCAAACATTTCATGGGCACtttcactaatatatatttatgtacaCGCTTTGATGTAATAGATGTCATTCTTTAGATGCATGAATTCTGCCTAACCGTATGCATGTTTGTTCCATAAATGAGAGGCTTCCAGCTCACAAATTTGAACCTTTTCAGGTCGTAGCCTAAATGAGTTGGGAGCAAACTTGTACATTGAGATAAGCATCAATGGAGAAGCTGCCAAGCCAGAGCACAGTCGGTGGTAAACCTATTACTACATTTGTGCAAACAGACACAAAGGCCTTTCGTGATGTTGTTCAGCGGTTAACAGGCTCATCAGAGGGTGATGCAGCAGAAGGAACAGCAACAAAGATTGCAGGCATAAAGAGATCAACACCTAAACTCCATGAAAGAAGGCAGAACCTAAGGCCCAAGCTAGAGATAGTGAAGCCCCCTCTTATCTTCAAACCTAGTACATCGCCAACAACATCGGGTAATCACAGTCTTCTTCCAAGTCCTGCAGGAACCCCTTCGTTCATGTTCTCCCCTTCCACCATTTTATCAAAACTGTCAATCCAAGAGCAGGGGAGCAGAGGAGAGTCAGCAAAATCTGACTTAAATAACGAGGAAGAAGAGAAAGCCATTAAAGAGAGGCGATTTTACCTGCATCCATCACCACGGTCTAAACCTGGTTACACTGAACCAGAGTTGCTCGCCTTGTTTCCTTTAACATCCCCCCAAGCAAGTGACAAACACTAATTTTGACAGTGCATATCCTCCCACTGGAATAACTTTTTTCCATGCAAAGTAAAGGACGTTGTGTTAACTGTTACCATAAACAGatgttattgtttttgaaaaagcaCCAAGTACTGTAATGGTATTGTTCTTATAATTCTCAAGAGATCATTTTTCATCACAAATAAGCATGC contains:
- the LOC118050765 gene encoding VQ motif-containing protein 31, producing the protein MEKLPSQSTVGGKPITTFVQTDTKAFRDVVQRLTGSSEGDAAEGTATKIAGIKRSTPKLHERRQNLRPKLEIVKPPLIFKPSTSPTTSGNHSLLPSPAGTPSFMFSPSTILSKLSIQEQGSRGESAKSDLNNEEEEKAIKERRFYLHPSPRSKPGYTEPELLALFPLTSPQASDKH